From a single Lactococcus carnosus genomic region:
- a CDS encoding ABC transporter permease translates to MFKNSIDTLSIQVRTVTTLLPFLIMTIVGTSQNDKTIFILTSFLLTLFIGNNVIMCSMYALEEKRKGRGNYYQVIGIKPNTIILGNMIPWIIISFFSTILTFSLSIFIFHISVLSSHLLEIVFVIIILTIQSYCIGVVIAYFAVLKNNIKTTFYIFSIIQFFSGYIYPVDYIPVPLRYLVYVNPFFYGIDGFRQLLQLDYFLDISLYSKLGLVSFITVILVLGVKIISSKNWKWDNA, encoded by the coding sequence TTGTTTAAAAATAGTATTGATACGCTATCTATCCAAGTTAGAACGGTGACAACACTGCTACCATTTTTAATTATGACGATAGTAGGAACATCACAAAATGACAAGACTATTTTTATATTAACTTCATTTTTATTGACCTTATTTATAGGTAACAATGTGATCATGTGCAGTATGTATGCCTTGGAAGAGAAAAGAAAGGGACGAGGGAATTATTATCAAGTTATAGGCATTAAGCCAAATACGATTATCCTGGGGAACATGATACCATGGATAATTATTTCCTTCTTTTCAACGATTTTAACGTTTAGTCTCTCAATTTTCATCTTTCATATCTCTGTTTTATCAAGTCATTTATTAGAGATAGTATTTGTAATCATCATTTTGACGATTCAAAGTTATTGTATTGGGGTTGTGATTGCTTATTTTGCTGTTCTGAAAAATAACATTAAAACAACTTTTTATATTTTCAGTATCATCCAATTTTTTTCGGGTTATATTTATCCAGTTGACTATATTCCGGTACCACTTAGATATTTAGTTTATGTTAACCCATTTTTTTATGGTATCGATGGTTTTAGGCAATTACTTCAGTTGGATTATTTTTTAGATATTTCTTTATATAGTAAATTAGGTTTGGTATCTTT
- a CDS encoding ATP-binding cassette domain-containing protein, with protein MSLEVIDGQIMKGSFYLDDINLCFDSGSYHIIIGKNGSGKTQLLKALIGLNKLNSGLLKNNDSVITLKNQKQYLRSINYVSSDTRQLFPELTGWENCLFFARLYGIKKLEASKKIKNLASDFDLSKEDLQKTLSVYSNGMLQKLHFIRAFLNDPKIIFLDEPTTGLDIIQIKRMYGILKKKQKDGLTIISVEHNLSEVSQYADTVTMVSDAAIVFSQSKEALLNRYPKTLQFIDFDVSNEQEIKKHLSRNEQLFFSDTPENSLIQRLVSPNEISIPCDQVIRFGTRATNLSDVFRIESGEWIK; from the coding sequence ATGAGTCTTGAGGTTATTGATGGACAGATAATGAAAGGGTCATTTTATTTAGATGATATCAACCTTTGTTTTGATTCGGGCTCATATCACATCATTATCGGGAAAAATGGGTCAGGGAAAACACAATTGCTAAAGGCATTGATTGGTCTCAATAAACTTAATTCAGGCCTTTTAAAAAATAATGATTCTGTGATTACTTTAAAGAACCAAAAACAGTACTTGAGATCAATTAATTATGTTTCTTCTGATACTAGACAACTTTTTCCCGAGTTGACTGGATGGGAAAACTGTCTTTTCTTTGCTAGACTTTATGGCATTAAAAAGTTGGAAGCAAGTAAAAAAATTAAAAATTTAGCGAGTGATTTTGATTTATCAAAAGAAGATTTACAAAAAACATTATCAGTATATTCAAATGGTATGTTACAAAAACTACATTTTATTCGTGCTTTTTTGAATGACCCTAAAATTATTTTTCTTGATGAACCGACAACTGGGTTAGATATTATACAGATTAAAAGGATGTATGGTATATTGAAAAAAAAGCAAAAAGATGGTCTAACTATTATCAGTGTGGAACACAATTTATCTGAGGTTAGTCAGTATGCTGATACGGTGACAATGGTTTCGGATGCTGCAATTGTTTTTTCCCAGAGTAAAGAGGCGTTACTTAATCGTTATCCTAAAACATTGCAGTTCATTGATTTTGATGTCAGTAATGAACAGGAGATAAAAAAACACCTTTCAAGAAATGAGCAGCTATTTTTTTCTGATACGCCTGAAAATAGTTTGATTCAAAGACTAGTTAGTCCTAATGAGATAAGTATACCTTGTGACCAGGTTATTCGATTTGGTACAAGAGCTACCAATTTATCAGATGTTTTCAGAATTGAAAGTGGAGAATGGATCAAATGA
- a CDS encoding class I SAM-dependent methyltransferase codes for MKIFFVVIILVIILYVSFNYLLAQSKKPTGIIGSLMMKIWNNAYLPMSEWSLSFLDKKKYDNVLDIGVGNGATTKYISNHFFCDSIIGIDISEKAIEQAKTKNLRNNIRFEKRDIKETQYPSESFELICAFQNHFHWENLQQSLLEIKRIMSKDGVLLIGCEYTKINYFLPDLKSRADFEVYLDKLNLNLIETKENRGWIFYKIIKNR; via the coding sequence ATGAAAATTTTTTTTGTAGTTATTATCCTAGTAATCATCTTGTATGTAAGTTTCAACTATTTATTAGCACAATCAAAAAAGCCCACAGGAATTATCGGAAGCTTGATGATGAAAATATGGAACAATGCTTATTTACCCATGTCAGAATGGAGTCTATCTTTTTTAGATAAAAAGAAGTATGACAATGTATTAGATATAGGTGTGGGAAATGGTGCTACAACAAAGTACATTAGTAATCATTTTTTCTGTGACTCAATCATTGGAATAGATATATCTGAAAAAGCAATTGAACAAGCAAAAACGAAAAATTTAAGAAATAATATAAGGTTTGAAAAAAGAGATATTAAAGAAACACAATATCCTTCTGAATCCTTTGAATTAATTTGTGCTTTTCAAAACCATTTTCACTGGGAAAACTTACAACAAAGTTTGTTAGAGATAAAAAGAATCATGTCTAAAGATGGGGTATTATTGATAGGTTGTGAGTATACTAAAATAAACTATTTCTTACCAGACTTAAAATCTAGAGCGGATTTTGAAGTATATCTAGATAAGCTAAATTTGAATTTAATAGAAACGAAAGAGAATAGAGGATGGATCTTCTATAAAATTATAAAAAATAGGTAA
- a CDS encoding IS30 family transposase, with protein sequence MQDHYNTRCKELTYPERQCIERWHNKDKLSNRQIALLLGKAPQTINNEVLLGLVQLKTKTKYSSRRAQELHKVNKQHCGRKSKLSSDLNQKISEGVRDKQSLEVILQSFIGLVCLKTLYNWLEKGWLDVKYHELLYPHYKKAKKLRKTQPKRPFGLSIEERPEEINNRSGFGHWEIDTVILTRAKNECLLTLTERVTRFEVIRLIPDKSARSVNTALQSLQEQLVFKSITSDNGREFAKLGEAVTCPVYYCHAYASFERGTNENHNRMIRRFLPKGTIKTTSQEVAKIETWMNNYPRKMFKYRTPSQMLQGG encoded by the coding sequence ATGCAAGACCATTATAACACACGATGTAAAGAATTAACTTATCCAGAACGACAATGTATTGAACGTTGGCACAACAAAGATAAGCTCAGTAATCGTCAGATTGCACTTCTCTTAGGTAAAGCCCCTCAAACGATAAATAATGAAGTGCTATTAGGTCTGGTTCAACTTAAAACAAAGACCAAGTATTCATCAAGACGAGCTCAAGAACTGCACAAAGTCAATAAACAACATTGTGGTAGAAAATCAAAGCTGAGTTCTGACTTGAATCAAAAAATTTCAGAAGGTGTCCGAGATAAACAATCGCTTGAAGTGATTTTACAAAGTTTTATTGGTCTCGTTTGCCTCAAAACGCTCTACAACTGGCTTGAAAAGGGTTGGCTTGATGTAAAATACCATGAGTTGCTTTATCCGCACTATAAAAAGGCGAAAAAGCTCCGTAAAACACAACCGAAACGTCCGTTTGGTTTGTCTATTGAGGAACGTCCAGAGGAAATCAATAACCGTTCTGGCTTCGGTCACTGGGAGATTGATACGGTCATTTTAACAAGGGCGAAGAATGAATGCTTATTGACGTTGACAGAACGTGTGACACGCTTTGAGGTGATACGATTAATCCCAGATAAGTCAGCACGATCGGTCAATACAGCGCTTCAATCCCTACAAGAGCAGCTAGTGTTTAAGTCCATCACTTCAGACAATGGGAGAGAGTTTGCCAAGCTAGGTGAAGCAGTCACTTGTCCTGTATATTATTGCCATGCTTATGCAAGTTTTGAGAGGGGAACAAATGAAAATCACAATCGCATGATTCGCCGTTTCTTGCCTAAAGGGACAATAAAAACGACTTCGCAGGAAGTCGCTAAAATTGAAACGTGGATGAACAACTATCCAAGAAAAATGTTCAAGTATCGGACACCATCTCAGATGTTGCAGGGTGGCTAA
- a CDS encoding transporter — protein MNLFLKNKVFRWIIISDFLNNSGASIYNIVFIIFASTMPNPKIMVFIANAIMLIPIFFQISVGIQADKTERKVKWAINIGFFQAFLFIIVALLQRNMSYLAFSAVCFINIISDTFSNLERGLKMPILQKNIPQNTMMAAFSFKQFVTYISSLLGQIFGVWLLSVSYQNFSFVAIVNAVTFLLSVFSLMIIRKEMSFDFISADSKDSKNTLTTRLKSILSNSRQIFGKEGASGFTRMLSCIILVNVLGSAILPIFNIVLLDKTILNLPFGTSILIMQSAYILGVIVSSLLPNDVFSKLSLTTLISFVSVSLLALSALNISQLPPLMSIIFIAFIGYVIGKINPKLSSQLLNALSPDVLAQTGAFLDTLFMLSIPVGTVMFTSLTLWHEKISWFIFSILSLVALILILTTHKRKQKNEAI, from the coding sequence ATGAACCTTTTTCTAAAAAATAAAGTGTTTAGATGGATAATCATTTCTGATTTTTTAAACAACTCGGGCGCATCTATCTATAATATAGTTTTCATTATTTTTGCTTCAACGATGCCTAATCCAAAAATCATGGTATTCATTGCAAATGCTATCATGCTCATCCCTATATTTTTTCAAATTTCTGTGGGTATACAGGCTGATAAGACTGAGCGTAAGGTGAAGTGGGCGATTAACATTGGATTTTTTCAGGCATTTTTATTTATTATAGTCGCATTACTACAGAGAAACATGTCCTATCTTGCTTTTTCTGCAGTATGCTTTATTAACATTATATCTGATACGTTTAGCAATTTGGAGCGTGGTTTAAAAATGCCCATTTTACAAAAAAACATTCCCCAAAATACTATGATGGCCGCATTTTCATTCAAACAATTTGTGACGTACATCAGTTCTTTACTAGGTCAAATCTTTGGTGTCTGGCTATTGAGTGTGAGCTATCAAAATTTTTCGTTTGTTGCTATTGTAAATGCGGTAACTTTTTTATTGTCAGTTTTTTCACTGATGATCATCAGAAAGGAGATGTCTTTTGATTTCATCTCTGCTGATAGTAAGGATAGTAAAAATACGCTAACTACAAGATTGAAATCAATTTTATCAAATTCTAGACAAATATTTGGTAAAGAAGGGGCATCTGGTTTTACTAGGATGTTAAGCTGTATTATTTTAGTTAATGTACTAGGTAGTGCAATTTTACCTATTTTCAATATCGTTTTACTGGATAAGACAATTTTAAATCTTCCATTTGGGACGTCTATCTTGATCATGCAAAGTGCTTATATTCTAGGTGTGATTGTCAGTAGTCTATTGCCAAATGATGTTTTTTCAAAGCTCTCACTCACCACCTTAATTTCATTTGTATCAGTTAGTTTATTAGCCCTTTCCGCTTTAAACATATCACAGTTACCACCTTTAATGAGTATAATATTTATCGCTTTTATAGGGTATGTGATAGGTAAAATTAATCCTAAATTATCATCACAATTATTGAACGCCCTATCGCCTGATGTATTGGCACAAACAGGTGCTTTTCTTGATACCCTGTTTATGCTATCAATTCCAGTTGGTACAGTTATGTTTACGAGTCTTACTTTGTGGCATGAGAAAATTTCATGGTTCATCTTCTCAATATTATCTCTAGTGGCACTTATCTTGATATTAACAACTCATAAAAGGAAGCAAAAAAATGAAGCAATTTAG
- a CDS encoding ThiF family adenylyltransferase, with protein MKKETGIEIYHGNNRLNMLINTDDNDAFFSFLQFISTVKSREEINSYTSISQIQKDDILLFLEKKGYGYWISETLKPLTRTEMFINTFPQTFYQNYEIKVSNQRIIIIGLGTAGSYLVEALSKLKFNHFVLIDEDSIEEKNLEAQNYLVNEIGKYKVEALNDRYGEKHQITPHRKFIADYEELNRLVGGLTDKDIIVNASDDHELMLSLTQAKVDNKINGPIFVCGYGVLAQTAYLIKNQQTAIKFIDKIKSLIISKKDGIIANSGSVLNAFLGTYMVSKLVLDYMLEKETVLAYGNFETNEIRFDCKL; from the coding sequence ATGAAAAAAGAAACAGGAATAGAGATCTATCATGGTAATAATCGTTTAAATATGTTAATTAATACTGATGATAATGATGCTTTTTTTTCATTTTTGCAGTTTATTAGTACCGTAAAATCTAGAGAAGAAATCAATAGTTACACGTCAATATCACAAATACAAAAAGATGATATTCTTTTATTTTTAGAAAAAAAAGGGTATGGTTACTGGATATCTGAAACATTGAAGCCACTAACAAGAACTGAAATGTTTATTAATACTTTTCCTCAAACGTTCTATCAAAACTATGAGATAAAAGTTTCAAATCAAAGAATTATTATCATCGGTTTAGGTACAGCTGGTAGTTATTTAGTTGAAGCTCTGAGCAAGTTGAAGTTCAATCATTTTGTTTTAATTGACGAAGACTCTATCGAAGAAAAAAATTTAGAGGCACAAAATTATTTAGTAAATGAAATAGGAAAATATAAAGTTGAAGCATTAAATGATAGGTATGGCGAAAAACATCAGATTACACCACATAGAAAATTTATAGCTGACTACGAAGAACTAAATAGATTAGTTGGCGGGCTTACGGATAAGGATATTATAGTAAATGCTTCTGATGATCATGAATTAATGTTAAGTTTAACGCAAGCCAAAGTTGATAATAAAATTAATGGTCCTATTTTCGTATGCGGTTATGGTGTTTTAGCTCAAACAGCCTATTTAATTAAAAATCAACAGACAGCTATAAAATTTATTGATAAGATTAAATCGCTGATTATCAGTAAAAAAGATGGGATTATAGCAAATAGTGGTTCAGTCCTAAATGCATTTTTAGGTACATATATGGTTTCAAAACTGGTACTTGATTATATGTTGGAAAAAGAGACTGTTTTAGCATATGGCAATTTTGAAACAAATGAAATTCGTTTTGATTGCAAACTATAA